The Siniperca chuatsi isolate FFG_IHB_CAS linkage group LG9, ASM2008510v1, whole genome shotgun sequence genome includes a region encoding these proteins:
- the si:dkeyp-97a10.3 gene encoding uncharacterized protein si:dkeyp-97a10.3 isoform X2, with protein sequence MRQPLLLIIVLLAVLLSASVLAQDQVQIQFQTDPVLVQTGTEIVFTVLTVSQVFSIIWQYQGGVTLGQWVGGSSVVNPVAQFQGRVTITATQLRIGGAQLRDAGNYNVEVTPLAPTGLATNSRSIQLRVFDAVAGVSLFVPSVAVEGRNVSLRCTWTAGTEITVQWGKGGAAITADSRITFSGGFLIINPARRGDAGEYTCTVSNLVSAQTATQSLTVYYGPDTPVLTKVTPKECVGGVDVLVGQTVRLTCMSDSLPPALFSWQRDGQLVASGQPDSGVLSIQTFSTNESGRYVCTARNSITGGTSEQGTVLAIVGTCLNVGEVVGIVIGCLLLIIIIVLLIVIIVFLVRKRRAQQRQRDTVFVQKTDPNPRPIPPDPQPNGARDLGHGPHPPLYHLNTHTRHPDRLYTAPHENPGNPQTLLLHALHNSDTRQHNGRTHTNRLLHNSIQNTNSYPNHGIDNPAFTHTDAQNANALPNTQHQNPNIVIQAGTAQGGVQPPAVHVSLNALPQTAQQNNNAQMPTIHVNLNSYSRNGQQTQQDSSFPLTNTANNNGSQTQQNLIHTGQSKPRMQSGPSYHSDPWRNSHQDQPGLIPTGYTHSNNTSQRNANTQTYQQEPEPHSRSDRNSGRHDTTASSSRRQMPWDRLRGTPAYPGGTLQRGQTSPEFASDTDYTTHPPIREARTANRSQPQPQSQSTSWSRAPPRQDAPSVTRQTQSRSADLRGPNTRSATQLEDAHHTQRSPRTQRESAQRDIRGSPGSQTAPRQEVTHSSNPRALPLMSQQASVGRSAVSQGPTTQQGLTAPQGADTRALADPNHLPQAHMAQQHRAAPIQTQPQGLGTQTQPVIRGANQPRQGGTAPVPYSSAQPNLSNLTQAALTAHTERAETFQNRKQQTQAALLHSGPQAQAPAAGAEHPPTPPPVIPLAQFQTLPKKRTQHKSPIRGPQPPRPPVNIPVAQRHLQVQQRPNVQHHPAMMPANNHHHPGNGPMHVSAHRHAHAHAHAHAHAHAHAHAHARGHGQPAHFTQPRQTHRGRPR encoded by the exons ATGAGACAACCTTTGCTTCTTATCATTGTGCTACTGGCAG tCCTCCTCTCTGCCAGTGTGCTGGCTCAGGACCAGGTACAAATCCAGTTCCAGACAGACCCGGTGCTGGTTCAAACTGGTACTGAGATAGTGTTCACGGTGCTGACAGTCTCCCAGGTCTTTTCCATCATATGGCAGTACCAAGGAGGAGTCACTCTGGGTCAGTGGGTCGGAGGAAGCTCAGTGGTTAATCCGGTGGCCCAGTTCCAGGGCAGGGTCACCATCACTGCCACCCAGCTCCGAATCGGAGGTGCCCAGCTTCGAGATGCGGGGAACTACAATGTGGAGGTAACTCCGTTGGCTCCAACAGGCCTGGCCACTAACTCCAGATCGATACAGCTGAGGGTGTTTG ATGCAGTGGCCGGGGTGAGTCTGTTTGTTCCCTCAGTGGCGGTGGAGGGGagaaatgtgtctctgaggtgtacGTGGACTGCTGGGACAGAGATTACAGTGCAGTGGGGCAAAGGAGGTGCAGCCATCACCGCCGACTCCAGGATCACCTTCTCAGGAGGCTTTCTGATCATCAACCCAGCCAGACGGGGTGATGCCGGGGAGTACACCTGTACCGTCAGCAACCTTGTCAGCGCCCAAACTGCCACACAGAGCCTCACTGTCTACT ATGGCCCTGACACCCCTGTGCTGACCAAGGTCACCCCGAAAGAGTGTGTCGGGGGAGTGGATGTGTTGGTGGGACAGACGGTGCGTCTTACCTGCATGTCTGACTCACTGCCCCCTGCCCTCTTCTCATGGCAACGTGACGGACAGCTGGTCGCATCTGGCCAGCCGGACAGCGGGGTGCTCAGTATTCAGACTTTCTCAACCAATGAGAGTGGCCGTTATGTCTGCACGGCCAGAAACAGCATCACTGGAGGCACGTCGGAGCAGGGGACAGTCTTGGCCATCGTAG gCACATGTCTTAATGTGGGGGAAGTGGTGGGGattgtgattggctgtttgctGCTGATCATAATCATCGTGCTCCTCATCGTGATCATTGTCTTTCTAGTGCGAAAGAGGAGGG cacaacagagacaaagagatacTGTTTTTGTGCAGAAGACCGACCCAAATCCAAGGCCTATA CCTCCAGATCCACAACCTAATGGTGCAAGGGATTTGGGCCATGGTCCCCACCCCCCCCTCTatcacttgaacacacacacacgccacccTGACCGCTTATACACAGCCCCGCATGAAAACCCTGGCAACCCACAGACACTGCTGCTGCACGCCTTGCATAACTCCGACACACGCCAACACAATGGTCGTACCCACACAAATAGACTCCTACACAATTCTATTCAGAACACCAATTCATACCCAAACCATGGCATTGACAACCcagctttcacacacactgatgctcAGAATGCAAACGcactcccaaacacacagcatcAAAATCCTAACATTGTCATACAGGCTGGCACTGCCCAGGGTGGCGTCCAGCCGCCGGCGGTCCACGTCAGCCTTAATGCGCTGCCACAAACTGCCCAGCAAAACAACAATGCACAAATGCCCACCATTCATGTTAATCTTAACTCATACTCACGCAATGGCCAACAGACTCAGCAAGACAGCTCATTTCCTCTTACCAATACAGCCAATAATAACGGTTCACAAACCCAGCAAAACTTGATACATACAGGGCAATCAAAGCCCAGAATGCAAAGTGGGCCGTCCTATCATAGTGACCCCTGGCGGAATAGTCACCAAGATCAGCCTGGGCTTATCCCGActggatacacacacagtaataacaCTTCTCAGCGAAACgccaacacacagacataccaGCAGGAGCCAGAGCCTCATAGTAGGTCTGATAGAAACTCAGGTAGACATGATACCACTGCCAGCTCCTCCCGTCGACAGATGCCATGGGATCGCCTCAGAGGGACACCAGCGTATCCCGGCGGCACGCTTCAAAGAGGACAAACATCACCTGAGTTCGCCTCTGACACAGACTACACTACCCATCCTCCCATACGAGAGGCAAGAACGGCAAACAGATCTCAGCCTCAACCTCAGAGCCAAAGCACTTCCTGGAGCAGAGCTCCACCCAGACAAGATGCACCATCAGTgaccagacagacacagagccGTTCAGCTGATCTTCGAGGCCCAAACACTCGCAGTGCAACACAGCTTGAGGACgcacaccacacacagagaagTCCTCGCACACAAAGGGAGAGTGCTCAGCGAGACATCAGAGGTTCGCCTGGTAGCCAGACCGCCCCCAGGCAGGAAGTCACACACAGCAGTAACCCCCGGGCACTGCCTCTCATGAGCCAGCAGGCCTCTGTAGGCCGCTCTGCTGTGTCACAAGGACCCACAACACAACAGGGACTGACTGCACCGCAGGGTGCAGATACAAGAGCTTTGGCTGATCCTAATCACCTTCCACAGGCACACATGGCCCAACAACACAGAGCAGCACCGATCCAAACACAACCACAAGGCCtgggcacacagacacagcctGTCATACGTGGTGCCAATCAACCTCGCCAAGGAGGCACTGCTCCAGTCCCATACTCTTCTGCTCAGCCTAATCTCAGTAACCTAACCCAGGCTGCACTTACAGCCCACACTGAGAGGGCTGAAACATTTCAGAATCGGAAACAACAGACCCAGGCTGCCCTGCTTCACTCTGGACCACAGGCTCAAGCTCCAGCTGCTGGGGCTGAGCACCCAccaactcctcctcctgttATCCCCCTTGCACAGTTCCAGACCCTCCCCAAGAAGCGCACCCAGCACAAATCCCCAATTAGAGGTCCTCAGCCCCCCAGGCCTCCTGTTAACATACCGGTGGCTCAACGACACCTGCAAGTACAACAGCGGCCCAATGTGCAGCACCATCCTGCCATGATGCCCGCCAACAATCACCACCATCCTGGAAATGGACCCAtgcatgtcagtgcacacaggcaTGCCCATGCCCATGCCCATGCCCATGCCCATGCCCATGCCCATGCCCATGCCCATGCCCGTGGACACGGCCAACCTGCCCACTTCACCCAGCCACGGCAG ACTCACAGAGGGAGACCAAGATGA
- the si:dkeyp-97a10.3 gene encoding uncharacterized protein si:dkeyp-97a10.3 isoform X1 — MRQPLLLIIVLLAVLLSASVLAQDQVQIQFQTDPVLVQTGTEIVFTVLTVSQVFSIIWQYQGGVTLGQWVGGSSVVNPVAQFQGRVTITATQLRIGGAQLRDAGNYNVEVTPLAPTGLATNSRSIQLRVFDAVAGVSLFVPSVAVEGRNVSLRCTWTAGTEITVQWGKGGAAITADSRITFSGGFLIINPARRGDAGEYTCTVSNLVSAQTATQSLTVYYGPDTPVLTKVTPKECVGGVDVLVGQTVRLTCMSDSLPPALFSWQRDGQLVASGQPDSGVLSIQTFSTNESGRYVCTARNSITGGTSEQGTVLAIVGTCLNVGEVVGIVIGCLLLIIIIVLLIVIIVFLVRKRRAQQRQRDTVFVQKTDPNPRPIPPDPQPNGARDLGHGPHPPLYHLNTHTRHPDRLYTAPHENPGNPQTLLLHALHNSDTRQHNGRTHTNRLLHNSIQNTNSYPNHGIDNPAFTHTDAQNANALPNTQHQNPNIVIQAGTAQGGVQPPAVHVSLNALPQTAQQNNNAQMPTIHVNLNSYSRNGQQTQQDSSFPLTNTANNNGSQTQQNLIHTGQSKPRMQSGPSYHSDPWRNSHQDQPGLIPTGYTHSNNTSQRNANTQTYQQEPEPHSRSDRNSGRHDTTASSSRRQMPWDRLRGTPAYPGGTLQRGQTSPEFASDTDYTTHPPIREARTANRSQPQPQSQSTSWSRAPPRQDAPSVTRQTQSRSADLRGPNTRSATQLEDAHHTQRSPRTQRESAQRDIRGSPGSQTAPRQEVTHSSNPRALPLMSQQASVGRSAVSQGPTTQQGLTAPQGADTRALADPNHLPQAHMAQQHRAAPIQTQPQGLGTQTQPVIRGANQPRQGGTAPVPYSSAQPNLSNLTQAALTAHTERAETFQNRKQQTQAALLHSGPQAQAPAAGAEHPPTPPPVIPLAQFQTLPKKRTQHKSPIRGPQPPRPPVNIPVAQRHLQVQQRPNVQHHPAMMPANNHHHPGNGPMHVSAHRHAHAHAHAHAHAHAHAHAHARGHGQPAHFTQPRQQQTHRGRPR; from the exons ATGAGACAACCTTTGCTTCTTATCATTGTGCTACTGGCAG tCCTCCTCTCTGCCAGTGTGCTGGCTCAGGACCAGGTACAAATCCAGTTCCAGACAGACCCGGTGCTGGTTCAAACTGGTACTGAGATAGTGTTCACGGTGCTGACAGTCTCCCAGGTCTTTTCCATCATATGGCAGTACCAAGGAGGAGTCACTCTGGGTCAGTGGGTCGGAGGAAGCTCAGTGGTTAATCCGGTGGCCCAGTTCCAGGGCAGGGTCACCATCACTGCCACCCAGCTCCGAATCGGAGGTGCCCAGCTTCGAGATGCGGGGAACTACAATGTGGAGGTAACTCCGTTGGCTCCAACAGGCCTGGCCACTAACTCCAGATCGATACAGCTGAGGGTGTTTG ATGCAGTGGCCGGGGTGAGTCTGTTTGTTCCCTCAGTGGCGGTGGAGGGGagaaatgtgtctctgaggtgtacGTGGACTGCTGGGACAGAGATTACAGTGCAGTGGGGCAAAGGAGGTGCAGCCATCACCGCCGACTCCAGGATCACCTTCTCAGGAGGCTTTCTGATCATCAACCCAGCCAGACGGGGTGATGCCGGGGAGTACACCTGTACCGTCAGCAACCTTGTCAGCGCCCAAACTGCCACACAGAGCCTCACTGTCTACT ATGGCCCTGACACCCCTGTGCTGACCAAGGTCACCCCGAAAGAGTGTGTCGGGGGAGTGGATGTGTTGGTGGGACAGACGGTGCGTCTTACCTGCATGTCTGACTCACTGCCCCCTGCCCTCTTCTCATGGCAACGTGACGGACAGCTGGTCGCATCTGGCCAGCCGGACAGCGGGGTGCTCAGTATTCAGACTTTCTCAACCAATGAGAGTGGCCGTTATGTCTGCACGGCCAGAAACAGCATCACTGGAGGCACGTCGGAGCAGGGGACAGTCTTGGCCATCGTAG gCACATGTCTTAATGTGGGGGAAGTGGTGGGGattgtgattggctgtttgctGCTGATCATAATCATCGTGCTCCTCATCGTGATCATTGTCTTTCTAGTGCGAAAGAGGAGGG cacaacagagacaaagagatacTGTTTTTGTGCAGAAGACCGACCCAAATCCAAGGCCTATA CCTCCAGATCCACAACCTAATGGTGCAAGGGATTTGGGCCATGGTCCCCACCCCCCCCTCTatcacttgaacacacacacacgccacccTGACCGCTTATACACAGCCCCGCATGAAAACCCTGGCAACCCACAGACACTGCTGCTGCACGCCTTGCATAACTCCGACACACGCCAACACAATGGTCGTACCCACACAAATAGACTCCTACACAATTCTATTCAGAACACCAATTCATACCCAAACCATGGCATTGACAACCcagctttcacacacactgatgctcAGAATGCAAACGcactcccaaacacacagcatcAAAATCCTAACATTGTCATACAGGCTGGCACTGCCCAGGGTGGCGTCCAGCCGCCGGCGGTCCACGTCAGCCTTAATGCGCTGCCACAAACTGCCCAGCAAAACAACAATGCACAAATGCCCACCATTCATGTTAATCTTAACTCATACTCACGCAATGGCCAACAGACTCAGCAAGACAGCTCATTTCCTCTTACCAATACAGCCAATAATAACGGTTCACAAACCCAGCAAAACTTGATACATACAGGGCAATCAAAGCCCAGAATGCAAAGTGGGCCGTCCTATCATAGTGACCCCTGGCGGAATAGTCACCAAGATCAGCCTGGGCTTATCCCGActggatacacacacagtaataacaCTTCTCAGCGAAACgccaacacacagacataccaGCAGGAGCCAGAGCCTCATAGTAGGTCTGATAGAAACTCAGGTAGACATGATACCACTGCCAGCTCCTCCCGTCGACAGATGCCATGGGATCGCCTCAGAGGGACACCAGCGTATCCCGGCGGCACGCTTCAAAGAGGACAAACATCACCTGAGTTCGCCTCTGACACAGACTACACTACCCATCCTCCCATACGAGAGGCAAGAACGGCAAACAGATCTCAGCCTCAACCTCAGAGCCAAAGCACTTCCTGGAGCAGAGCTCCACCCAGACAAGATGCACCATCAGTgaccagacagacacagagccGTTCAGCTGATCTTCGAGGCCCAAACACTCGCAGTGCAACACAGCTTGAGGACgcacaccacacacagagaagTCCTCGCACACAAAGGGAGAGTGCTCAGCGAGACATCAGAGGTTCGCCTGGTAGCCAGACCGCCCCCAGGCAGGAAGTCACACACAGCAGTAACCCCCGGGCACTGCCTCTCATGAGCCAGCAGGCCTCTGTAGGCCGCTCTGCTGTGTCACAAGGACCCACAACACAACAGGGACTGACTGCACCGCAGGGTGCAGATACAAGAGCTTTGGCTGATCCTAATCACCTTCCACAGGCACACATGGCCCAACAACACAGAGCAGCACCGATCCAAACACAACCACAAGGCCtgggcacacagacacagcctGTCATACGTGGTGCCAATCAACCTCGCCAAGGAGGCACTGCTCCAGTCCCATACTCTTCTGCTCAGCCTAATCTCAGTAACCTAACCCAGGCTGCACTTACAGCCCACACTGAGAGGGCTGAAACATTTCAGAATCGGAAACAACAGACCCAGGCTGCCCTGCTTCACTCTGGACCACAGGCTCAAGCTCCAGCTGCTGGGGCTGAGCACCCAccaactcctcctcctgttATCCCCCTTGCACAGTTCCAGACCCTCCCCAAGAAGCGCACCCAGCACAAATCCCCAATTAGAGGTCCTCAGCCCCCCAGGCCTCCTGTTAACATACCGGTGGCTCAACGACACCTGCAAGTACAACAGCGGCCCAATGTGCAGCACCATCCTGCCATGATGCCCGCCAACAATCACCACCATCCTGGAAATGGACCCAtgcatgtcagtgcacacaggcaTGCCCATGCCCATGCCCATGCCCATGCCCATGCCCATGCCCATGCCCATGCCCATGCCCGTGGACACGGCCAACCTGCCCACTTCACCCAGCCACGGCAG CAACAGACTCACAGAGGGAGACCAAGATGA
- the si:dkeyp-97a10.2 gene encoding uncharacterized protein si:dkeyp-97a10.2 isoform X1 — protein MDLQCCLCWRVALLLLLMPCGLQCMSVHILNEEPVHVIPGSSLVLKARIGQGPLEEVSVVTWEREPETGISPERVTLATCPGRSLKCAGTRPNVHVNVEQQGTTLQINGYSSSDSGVYAVTVTDHTGAKTTAQCIVRIYEEVHHVSVSVNVSHSLLVCGEAWGTDPHFSWFHERVAITKTVGRVSKDGTTLFVTMTPFCGHFTCMVSNKLSYSSATYTAAPCETEDRGTTAAVVCLVLLLLFGGVLAFLLWRRHRHNNRGERLHEHLDDTI, from the exons ATGGATCTGCAGTGTTGCCTGTGCTGGAGAGTTGCCCTGCTGCTTCTCTTGA TGCCATGTGGGCTCCAGTGTATGTCAGTGCACATTCTCAATGAGGAGCCTGTGCATGTAATCCCTGGCTCTAGTCTGGTTCTGAAAGCTCGGATCGGGCAGGGACCCCTGGAAGAGGTGTCTGTGGTAACCTGGGAACGGGAGCCCGAAACTGGAATTTCTCCAGAGAGAGTGACACTGGCCACATGCCCTGGCAGAAGCCTCAAGTGTGCTGGTACAAGGCCAAATGTCCATGTGAACGTGGAGCAGCAGGGGACGACACTTCAGATTAATGGATACAGCAGCTCGGACAGCGGCGTGTACGCTGTGACTGTGACAGATCACACAGGGGCCAAGACCACTGCACAGTGCATCGTCAGGATATATG AGGAAGTGCACCATGTCTCAGTCAGCGTCAACGTGTCTCACTCCTTGCTGGTTTGTGGCGAGGCCTGGGGGACAGACCCCCACTTCAGCTGGTTCCATGAGAGAGTCGCCATCACGAAGACTGTGGGAAGAGTCTCCAAAGATGGAACAACATTGTTTGTCACCATGACTCCATTCTGTGGCCACTTCACCTGCATGGTGAGCAACAAGCTGAGCTACAGTTCTGCCACCTACACTGCAG CACCTTGtgagacagaggacagagggacaACAGCAGCTGTAGTGTGTCTtgtcctcctgctgctgtttggggGAGTGCTGGCATTTCTGCTGTGGAG GAGACACAGGCACAATAACAGAGGAG